The following nucleotide sequence is from Nomascus leucogenys isolate Asia chromosome 13, Asia_NLE_v1, whole genome shotgun sequence.
tatcataaagatatatgcatgtaaatgttcattgcagcactattcacaatggtaaAAACATGGtctcaacctaaatgcccatcaatgacagattagataaagaaaatgtggtgcatatacaccatggaatactatgcagccataaaaaaatacaaaacaagatcacgtcttttgtgggaacatggatggaactgaaggctattattcttagcaaactaacatagaaacagaaaactaaatactgcatattcccacttataaatgggagctaaatgataagaacttatgaagacaaagaagggaacaacagacactggggcctacttgagggtagaaggtgagaggaaggagagaacaagaaaagataactattgggcaCTGGGCTTAATGTttgggtgattaaataatctgtacaacaaacccccatgacacaagtttacctatgtaacaaactttcacatgtaccccccaaaataaaataaagtttaaaaaattaaaaataaaaagggaataacttttaaaaaatgcttttaataaaGCAATTTTGACAGTCTTCCAAAATTGGAATCCACCTGCATtcattttctgtggctgctgtaacaaattaccacaaatctGGTGGCTTCAAAAAGCACAAATGTGTgatctcacagttctgcaggtcagaAGCCCAAACTGgctttcactgggctaaaatcaagatatGGGCAGGGCTGTATTTCTTTTGGAAGCTCTAAAGGAAAGTGCATTTCCTTCCCCCTCCAGTTTCTAGAGGCTGACTAAATTTCTCAGCTCATGATCTCTGACAGTTAACATTATGTGCCAATTTGACTGGGCTGAGGAATGTCCaggtagctggtaaaacattatttctgtgagGGTATGTCTGTAAGGACATTTCTGCAAGACATTAGCATTTGAATAcgtgacagagcaaaaaaagaTCTGCCCTCACCAGTGTGGATGGGCATCATTCAATCCATTAAGGGCCAGAATAAACCAAAAAGGTGAAGAAGGACAAACACATTCTCCCTGTTTGGGCTGGGACATCATCTTCTCTTGTCATCAAACATCAGAGCTCTTGGTTCTTAGGGCCTTCAGGCTCAGACACCACGAACAACTTCGGTAGTGTCTCTAGCAGTGATTCCAGTAAGAAGGTTTTCGGACTCGGtctgaattacaccaccagcgTTTCTGCTTCAATAGCTTGCAGGTGGTTGGtcatggaacttctcagcctccataattgtgtgagccagtgcctgcaataaatatataaataggctATTGCTcctctttctctggagaatcttGACTAACACAGTCCCTTCCTCTATGTTCAAAGCCAGGTGTGGAGTATCTTCAAACCTCTTTCGCTTGCTCTCCCTCTCACTCTCTGCTGCTTCTGCCATCACATCTCTATCTCTGACCCTGATTCTGACCCTCCTGCTTCTCTCTTATAACACCTGTGTGTTACATTGGGCCtgcccagataatccaggataatctccccattcCAAGATCCTCAATCACACCTACAAGCTCTACATGTGAAATACATTTACCCCTCCTCAACATTTGAATAGTCTCAACCCTTCATACCACCATACCAGGAGATTTGGGATGGGCCATGTAACTCCCTGAAAGTAGACTTTTGACCCCACCAGTTGTCATCAACTCCTGTTACTGAAAGAAATCTTGCACTGTCCTGTTCTTTCCCTGGGGCCCTGGTACCTGAAGTCTTAGAATTTGCTGCCAGTTTCTACGGTGAAAAATTGCTTCAAAACGAGAGCCAAGCTGTAGCTGCTAGTCACTTGGGAGCCTCACGtagcttttgttttgttattctttGATAGTCACTAGAATttgtttccttctcatttctaTAGTCCCTCTAGCATTGATTTCAAAAAGAAGCCAGAAGCCCGTGCTAGTTCACCATCTTGATAGGAACTGGAGGCCACAGGTGATATGAGCATGAAAATGGCCCTGAAGCTAAGTGAGCAGTAACCACAGGAACAAAAACAGAGTTGAATAAGCAGAAGGAACTTCAGCTTATCCATCCAAAGGCACATCACTAGGAGGGTGtacaaacaaaatgagaaaatacagcaAACAGAAAGGTTTGAAAATAACAGAGAAGATATTTagcataacaataataaaagtacctcagtaaataaaatattgagactCACAGATTGGATTTTTGAAAAAGATCCACAGCATAGGGTCTATAAAagactctcaaaacaaaaagatgcccaaaatatttttttaaaaaaggttggAAAAATGTTTAGGCAAATTTGAAGTAAAAATTTAGACTTTCAATcttaatatattacaaaatagaacttaatgcaaaaaataaagtaataagaaACTGTGATAGATAGaaatcttaaaacaacaacaagataTCCCCTCAGGGATCCACACTCGGTATAATCTCCTCCTCTTGATTGTGGGTGGGACATAGAAATATAATGGAATATCATTGCTAGGATTAGGTTAGGTTATACGGCAAAGGTGACACTATTTTGTAGATGTAATTGAAGTCTCCAATCCGTTGCTCTGAGATAATATAAAGGCATATTTCCCTGCATGGACCTTACCTAACCAGTGAGTCTTTAAAGGAGAATCTAGAAAAGAGTTCTACTTTTGGGATGCCAGAGTGGGGAACTCCATGGACCCATTCACCCATGTAAATGCAGGAAACCCAGACAAtgaaaaacaatcttgaaaaagaacaaagttgtagGACTCATACTTCCCAATCTCAAAacttactgtaaagctacagTCATCAAAACTCTATGGTACCAACATAAGGGTTTATATagagatcaatggaatagaattgagagtcctaAAATAAACTCATATGAGCTTGGAGGAGGACCCCAAGCCTCAGATGAGTCCCAAGTCTTGACTGACAACTTGATTTCAGCATTATGAGACCCTGATTACAGGACCCAGATAAGTCTGACTCACACAAATTGAGAAATTCAGATAACAAATAGATGTTTTAATCTTCTAAGTTTGTGGATATTTGTTACATGGCATAGATAGCTaatataggaataaaaataaagaaaggaaaaaataggacAAGAAAATATAGTCATCAAAACATTCATATACCATCATTGAAGTCTAACACATATCtaacaaaaaataagagaattgaagaaaaaaaaagataagtgacCAACATTTTATTTGATAGTTCTGAAGCCAAAAATTGATAGGTCAAGAAGCCAAAAAATAAGCAGAGAGGAAAAGACTTGAAGAGTACTCTAAAAATGTTTAGTATAAAATGCCACACcccacattaaaaattataaaattaaggaTTTCTGATCCACGGAAGACGTAAGAAGTCAATAGGTAAATGACAGTGTAGACGAAGACATTGGCCATGTCGGAATTAATACGTAGAACAGAAAATCAGTGTGAAGATAAACTTCATAGCCAAGAGAACGTCCTGTGTTTCTCAAAATCTGTTTTGAAGGACCAGGTTTTTTTCACATTTCCAATCAATTacagactgtatttttaaaatatggaactAATTTGAGGTTATGAATGATTTAGATGgcattttagatttttctgaCTGCCACGCACAGGATGTAAGCAGGGGACATGTCTGTGTAAAATATAGACCATTGCGGAGATAATAGGTATCATCATTTAAAAAGCAGCAGAACTCTTCAAGTGGGGTGCAGCCAGGAGGCTGGAAGAAGAATGGGAGGAGGACATTCAAGGTCTGTGGAGCTCAGAGAGCAGGTGGGGCAAAAGATGAGTATGGCATGACTGGAGACCAGACAAGGGGTTTTCATGACAGACAGATTTGTTACTTTGATCTGCTGATTGCATTCCTGGGCTgacaggagaaaggaaataaacgaTAGCAGCTTTTGTAGTGggtgattttgttttgaaaaaagtaACATTTGGGAAACATCAGACGAAGTCTAAGTGGCAGTTGCAAGTGTTCTTAAGCCTTTGGTTTGTTCTTTACTGAATGCCTGTGGATCTGTGTGGTGGGAAACTCAAGAGTTAGAAGGGTAGTTGGTGATATGGGTAGTGGACTTATTTGGCCCTGAGGTCAATTTCAGAAAATCCCGGTAATTAACCACAAGAGTAGCTCAGTGCCCTAATATGAAgatggggtgggggctgtggtGAGGGTTAAAGGAGATGATTTCAGTGACACATATTTTACAGTGTCGGGTGTGTAGGGATGTAGTTCTCCTGTCTTTCTCTTCAGCCTCCCTCACTCCAATGCTGAGATTTCAATTAAGTCCTAATTTTAGGAGGGGTCTCAGCAAATGTATTCCAAGGAGCCCTGCTCCTTCAAAACAGGTCACTTGATAAGATGTAGAAAACATTCAGGGTTTGACATAAATCTAGAATTTAGAAATATATGTCAATTTTGTGTACTATAACTTTCAGTATGCTTACTTCCTACTTATTCGGGCCACTTAATGACTGAGCCGAATCCAAAGAGATTTCTCCAGGACACAAGATGGACTAGTGGATTCTGGCTGATCTTGGATATTGACACATTATTCAAAAGTCTATTGATTTGAGGTCATCATATAACTAACAAAAGTGGCAGGCACAAAATTTACTAACCCTACCAAAGCTGCTTACATAGTTCATGACCACTGGACACCATCAACTCAGTGAAATCTGCAATAGGGCCATGTTTTCAATTTCTATGAGAGCCGGAACTAAAGAACACAGGCCATGGACAAAATACTCAACTGCAGTAAAcacaatttctaaaatattggAGTACCTTAAAGAACCACTTCATAGCCATAACCCCAAGCACCGAACACCTGAGGACTCCATGTATTTGTGATTTAGGCCCAAATTTTCTGTTACAGTACAGATAGGGGTGATGCTTGGTCcctaagagaaatacaaaatgaaaccAGTGGGATTTTGTGTGGATCAAGGTAGAAAACAACTGGCATATTGTGAAAAAGAGCAGGATGCCAGGCCTTCCTTGCGAACTTGGAATTGAAAGTAAAGGTGTTTCCATCAGGGAGCAATGCTGACCAGAGCTCAGGGAGGGTGTGGCTGTGCTTGTCCGGAACAGTGGCATGGGGTCCATAAACAAGGGCTCCATCCCTCCCAGCCTGGGTGCTCTCCAGGCCAAGGGCCAGCAATAGATTGGTTTTGCTAAACATGCAGACACACCTTTGGTAATATAAATATGCCCTATCAAATTATGGAGGGATGTTGCACACAAATCCTGCACAGGAGTTGGCCGAAGGACCAAAGCTGCCACATCTTTTTGCCATGACAGATGGAGCTACCCAAAGTTGTTTCTGAAAATTCTGTCCCATAAGCCCTTATGGCAAATTCATCGGAATGAGCTAGCCAGGAAAAAGGTAGACTTCTTACCAAGAAATATTCAAATCAGCCCCTAAACAAAGGATGGAGGAGTAAAGACTCCCTAGCCCTTCCTTTCagaaagactcctccagaaattGTTGCACTGTCTCTTTGCCCAACGCATATCCCCCCACCACACCATCCCCTCATCTCTCTGCCCCTCCAAGGCTGATCCCCCACCAAGACCCCAGCAGAGAGGCCTGCTTATCAAGATGGGTGTCTGTCACCACAGTGCTTCTCCCAGGGGCAGTGAATGATGCTGGCAGCTATGAAGCCCTGGCTGGGTCCCAGATGGGTAACACAGGCATCAGGAGCAGGTGCGGGCATGCAGACTGGCGCTGCCATCTTCTGAGCCCTGGAGAAGACATCTGAGCTCTGGAGACGACATCATTGTAATTCATGTAGCCCTCGGTGTTCACAGAGGGCAGAGCCTCCTGTCAGCTTACTGACCGCTGGGTCTGGACCTGGCCCCTCTGCTGAAGGGCCACACACTGTGAGCCTGTCCCTGAGATGGAAACAGAGGGGACTCATGTGGCTAAAAAAATGTTCTGCATTCTTTTGAGTAGATAGATGAGAGCATAGAGAAactggagaagggaggaaggaaggaaggaaggaaggaaggaaggaaggaaggaaggaaggaaggaaagaaggaaagaaagttgggggggagggaggaaggaagggagggagggaatagaAGAATTAATGGACGGACTAATGAGCACAAAAACCAACTGGTGGGACCCATACAGGAACTGCCTCAAATCAACCAgggattttgatttatttaatactCTGCACCTGCAACCAaagtaataatgatgataataaattCGCCATTGCTTATcaatggcttataaacaatataGGACAGTGAAAACTGCTCAGGGACGCAGAAAGTGCTTTGAAATGCCTTTAATTCTGCCGGGATGCACAGATCTAAGACTACAGACTGTCACACTCTAGAGGAAGAGGGAACTTCTGCTGCAAAAAACCATGGGCTCTGTCACCACCTTCTCTACACACAGgtgctgttcaggaggctgaactgggaAAACCAAGCTCGAACATCTACTACAAAAGTGCAGcgcacctgaaaaaaaaattgtaagactcaaattagaaaatgtaagcATTGAGAGCATCTAGCATGCAATAGAGGGTCAAGAtgtattaaaaactacaaaaataaatcaataaaaagcaaaagcagtCACCCAGGAACAGGGCTTGAAATGCCTAAGGCTCCACCAGGACAAGGGGCACAGGTGGtttaatcctcccacctgagcctgaGGATTTCTGAAGGGATGCCTGGTTGGGCCATCATCTGACCCCTGAAACATCCTGTCCACTCACAGCCTCCACAGAGCACATGAGGGTGGATGAGCTTCCCCCACGCTGTATGTTCTGGGGGAGACCATGGGCTTACCAAAGGGATGGCCCTGACGGTCACCCACCAACTGGACAGCAGCTGCAAATCCACCCCAAAGGGAGGCTGCCCGTGAGGCTGGGGGTGGCAGGGTGAGATCAGCCCCTCTGATGCTGTAACTCTGATTCAGGGCATACTCAAGCTCCAAGATCCCATGGATCACGTATGGGTCGTGGAAGGATGGTGTCAGAACTCAGACTGACCGGAACACACCCTTACCACACAGGAACTAGAGGGACAGGTTGGGTGACCAGAGAAACTAGACAGTCCTCCAATCCCCAAGAACATGAGCAAAAGAAGAGTGAGAACCACAGGGAGAACACCATCTGCCTGGATCTTGAGGGTGTCAGGAAGGTACAGGGCTGGGACCCAGAGTGAGGGCTCCATCCAGAGACATAGGCCTTGTGGAATCTGCAGGTGCCTGTGTCCAGCCAGCTGGGCTGTGGGCAGACGGCTTTCCCTGGCATTGAGGGCCAAGCTCTGTCTATCAAATAAATGCCTGCCTTCTGCCTTCACTAAGGGAGCCCTGACACCTGGTGGGAGAGGGCCAGGGACCCTCATTCTGCCCCAGGATCACCCCAGATTCCTTTCCTAAGCCTCCTCCCAAAGGCCTGCcttgacattattttttattcctgagAGAGTCATGATTTGGGTTCATTTTATTCTCAaaccattttctcttctgtgccttcttGCAATGGGCAATTGTCAATGTCTTCATCATGTTTCTTACAAACTGTACGCCCCATCTCCAAGTCCATTAAATATATCCACGTCAGTCTCTGTCAAGAAGAAATtggaatgagaaaaacaaagagaatcaaatagaaaAGTTGCCAGAAGAGGTGAATGTTAATATTCATGCAAATAAAGATATACATATCCTGTGCAatctttcttctcttattttttatttcaagttttttgtttcaaatttgtctcttaattcttctttttttttttttttttttttttttttttttttaacaaaaacagatatccatttggccgggcacagtggctcacgcttgtaatcccagcactttgggaggccgaggcgggcagatcacgaggtcaggagatcaagaccacggtgaaaccccatctctactaaaaatacaaaacattagccgggcgtggtggcaggcgcctgtagtcccagctactcggagaggctgaggcaggagaatggcgtgaacctgggaggcggagcttgcagtgagccgattgcgccactgcactccagcctgggcaacagagcgagactccatctcaaaaaaaaaaaaaacaacaaaaaacagatatcCATTCACTACACCTAAAGCACGCACTAGAGTCTTTCCTGTAGTACTCTTCTTGATGTCTAATACCTGGCAGTCGTATATACAGGGCAATGAATACACAGGGTGTGGACCATCACATGACTGAATCCTACACAGCAGTGCAGGCAGTGTACACAGAATGGCACTATCCCTTGGGAGATAGATCTGGACGGTTACCTGGGGTGGGGAGTCCTGAGGGCTGCAATGTTGTGTCCTTTATGTGAGTGAAGACCGCAAAAAAGCACTTGAGAACATTAATTGAAGTAAATATTAAGGTTGCTGTTCAGTATGTTTATTAGGGTGccataaaaagttattaaaagttATGGTCATTTCTGTAAATAGAGGTTCATGAAACTCAGGAAgcacccagagagagagaaatcaaatcCAATCAGGAAATCTTCCCAGGCTGGCGCTCACATCTCTCCTGAAAGTTGTCTAGGAAGCAGACATCCCTTGGGGATAGCAATCCATGCAGGTGACAGCGATACCCACTCATGCCcctacacactcacacactcatgcTCCAACACAtcaacacactcacacacactcatgcccCAACACATATGacctacacactcacacactcatgcTCCAACACATCAacacgctcacacacactcatgcccCAACATGCACCAACAACACACTCATGCCACAACACACAATACACGTATACTCATGCCCCAGAACACTCACACTcatgccccaacacacacactcatgccccaacacacaacacacacgcactcctgccccaacacacacaaacaacacacacacactcatgccccaacacacaacacacacgcactcctgccccaacacacacacactcatgcccCAACACACGCCAACAACACACTCACGCACACTCATGCCCCAACACACTCACGCCCAACAcacaccaaaacacacacacaatcatgccccaacacacaccaacacactcacacacactcatgcccCAACACACTcatgccccaacacacacacactcatgcccCAACACACTCATGCCCCAACATGCACCAACAAtactcacacacactcatgccccaacacacaccaacacactcacacacactcatgcccGAACACACACGCACTCATGCCccaacacacaccaacacacacacactgatgcCCCAACACACACCAACACAGATACCCATGCTCTGACACCAACACGCTCACATGCTCATGCCCAACAAACACCTGCTACACAGCCACACGCACACTCATGCCCCAATATACCAACACAAACACACTCTCATGCCCCAACACACCAAATACACACTCACATCTATTCCCTGACACAtaccaacacacacactcatgcccaACACAAGCCATAACGCTCACACCCATGCCCTGTTTGCAGGGGCTACCCTCATTAAGGAAGCAAAATAGAAAGCTGTAGCTCTCCTAGTGATaccttatatttaaattatatgcatattttcaGAATTTGGAACGCCATTGCTCTTTCCTGCAGACCAAGGATCcacccagccctggcctggcGCTGGGGAATGCAGGGTTCATGGGGAGAGACAGCAGCTGCTCACCTTGCGCTGGCTCCGGTGGACCTGTAGAAACTTGTAGGCAAACTCATCTTCCTGGTCCTCATTGAACTGAAACACAGCATACTCCACAGCACTGGCAAAATCCTTCAAGTTCTTATCGATGTCTACAAATTTGCAGCTGCAGACATGGGTTCCCAGCATGATGAGCCCCACAAGCAGGGGCACCTTCCACCGCATGGCTGTCTCCAGAGTTggcactggaggccaggagcacTCGGTGGAGGGGGAGGTGGCCACTGCTGCTGGTGACACCCTTCCCAGCTCTGACCCCACGCAGCACTGCCCAACAGAGACCCTGAGCTGCTGAGCCTCTCTTTGACTGGTACCTCTGTCCAGTGCCTCTCTCCACTCCCCCACAGTGTTCCTCCCATTATCTCTAAACAGAAGGCCAGCAGAAGGTCACATAGCtttggaaccacaggcatgcatacAACACACATGCTGCACATTTTCAGGGCCACCTCCTCtggccctggcccagccctgaTAAGACCGGGATGGAGGTCTTAAGCCCACCTGCCTTGCCTTCACGGGGCTGCATCCCAGGACTGGCAGAGTGACGGGAATGCTTAGGAATAATAATG
It contains:
- the LOC100606888 gene encoding cystatin-12-like; translation: MRWKVPLLVGLIMLGTHVCSCKFVDIDKNLKDFASAVEYAVFQFNEDQEDEFAYKFLQVHRSQRKRLTWIYLMDLEMGRTVCKKHDEDIDNCPLQEGTEEKMFSLLNSTCV